From the Daucus carota subsp. sativus chromosome 8, DH1 v3.0, whole genome shotgun sequence genome, one window contains:
- the LOC108192393 gene encoding transcription factor bHLH94, whose protein sequence is MAMEALCSNQVFNLILYDPTPFNNDDVNNNYCPNSSSFPTCPNFLAENPNDYLAASPPKTDNVTAVPIAGAPGRKKRRRRSSRVCKNKEEAESQRMTHIAVERNRRKLMNEHLAVLRSLMPESYVERGDQASVVGGAITFVKELEHLLQTLEAKKIEQSQGELCGSASELMNNPNPFSQFFAFPQYTFCSQMPNKYSRSKSSGGGGGGGGEAEIEVTLIESHANIRVLCQRRARQLSKLLSGFHSVYLTLLHLNVTTLDPLVLYSLSAKVEEGCQLKSADDIAMAVHQMLRMIEEDANLSLTQLTNP, encoded by the exons ATGGCCATGGAAGCACTTTGTTCAAACCAAGTATTTAACTTGATTCTCTATGACCCAACCCCTTTCAACAACGATgatgtaaataataattattgtcCTAATTCTTCTTCATTTCCCACTTGTCCGAATTTTCTTGCGGAAAACCCTAATGACTATCTGGCGGCTTCTCCACCCAAGACCGACAACGTTACCGCGGTCCCGATTGCGGGGGCTCCGGGAAGGAAGAAGCGGCGGAGAAGGAGTAGCCGAGTGTGCAAGAACAAAGAAGAAGCCGAGTCACAGAGAATGACGCACATCGCTGTGGAACGCAACCGCCGCAAGCTCATGAATGAACATCTTGCGGTCCTTCGCTCCCTCATGCCCGAATCTTACGTCGAAAGG GGTGACCAAGCATCTGTAGTTGGCGGTGCTATAACTTTTGTTAAGGAGCTCGAACACCTCCTACAAACCCTTGAAGCTAAAAAAATTGAACAATCACAAGGGGAATTATGCGGCTCGGCCTCGGAGTTGATGAATAATCCGAACCCGTTCTCGCAATTTTTTGCGTTTCCTCAGTACACATTTTGCTCACAAATGCCAAACAAGTACTCGAGAAGTAAGAGTAGTGGAggcggaggaggaggaggaggagaagcGGAGATTGAAGTCACACTTATCGAATCTCATGCCAATATTCGGGTTTTATGTCAAAGACGAGCAAGACAACTTTCGAAATTGCTTTCGGGTTTTCATTCCGTCTATCTCACCTTACTTCACCTCAATGTTACCACTTTGGACCCTCTGGTTCTCTACTCACTTAGTGCCAAG GTGGAAGAAGGATGCCAACTAAAATCAGCAGATGATATCGCCATGGCTGTTCATCAAATGCTAAGAATGATTGAAGAGGACGCTAACCTATCCCTTACACAATTGACAAATCCATAA
- the LOC108192277 gene encoding two-component response regulator-like APRR3 isoform X1 — MGILRVSGDGPPCKGLHEEGKDARNGVCGEGQRLSEEGHNDDVNKKCIFQVQTVSLRKQPQGSGSVVRWERFLPVKTLSVLLVENDDSTRHLIAALLRNCSYQVTAVAHGVEAWKALEDPSNHIDLVLAEVVTPYLSGIGLLSKILSHKSFRSIPLIMMSSNDSMDVVFKCLSKGAVDFLVKPIRKNELKHLWQHVWRYCNTSGFSGNESGVLIQKPSSGSENVGHAGNKNGSSGEDDNWNTDLNVNGSDNGSDTQISWSKRVVEVDSQQPSMRHEQIGDAPHTTCVVGAYSRSEPRSENWVPGTATWDTSEAGDKLVAMGKYLEMGIAKNQDLQAEEPNRKMQKTGMGKSKVSDTESKKDHEKFERRVAKFHTEAENVDLSKEYSDSVVVINNSTDPQMESATSEGDAKRKTSKDTTTDYIKEPLCLELDLNSLRERKARPENSDPKQKVLRHSDLSAFSRYDTAKAPAGDVGSCSPPENSSRQNLQSNMDGTHNQCSNGSSNNDMGSTTDNNMFPKPAAFSEKKLPDAPKSAHLCSAFQSVINLNNQSSLPELQDKNEHPTVQASFTEPQVQVQHRHHYHHYHHHHHHVHNGKQTQQLPDQDNLSMRNTAAPASHFAPSKVLNSPAAYYGSNNGHNDSNIVRNVEGMNLLNNNKVTQKCGPDDGSGNDVDQHNLTQREAALQKFRQKRKDRCFEKKVRYQSRKKLAEQRPRVKGQFIRQAEKNDNQNS, encoded by the exons ATGGGGATATTAAGGGTTAGTGGTGATGGTCCGCCTTGTAAAGGGTTGCATGAAGAGGGGAAAGATGCGAGAAATGGTGTGTGTGGTGAAGGGCAGAGGTTATCGGAGGAAGGTCATAATGATGATGTGAACAAAAAGTGTATATTTCAGGTGCAGACTGTTTCACTGAGGAAGCAGCCACAGGGTTCGGGGTCAGTGGTTCGGTGGGAGCGGTTCCTACCGGTGAAGACGCTCAGCGTGCTGCTGGTGGAAAACGATGACTCCACTCGTCATCTCATCGCTGCTTTGCTTCGAAATTGCAGCTATCAAG TTACCGCTGTTGCACATGGCGTCGAAGCATGGAAAGCCCTGGAAGATCCAAGTAACCACATCGATCTTGTTTTAGCAGAGGTAGTCACACCATATTTGTCTGGTATTGGTCTCTTATCCAAAATTTTGAGCCACAAAAGTTTCAGGAGCATTCCACTGATTA TGATGTCCTCTAATGATTCAATGGATGTAGTCTTTAAGTGTTTATCCAAAGGTGCCGTAGACTTTTTAGTGAAGCCTATTCGAAAGAATGAGCTTAAACATCTCTGGCAGCATGTCTGGAGATATTGCAACACT TCTGGCTTCAGCGGAAATGAGAGTGGTGTACTGATTCAGAAACCGTCATCAGGTTCAGAAAATGTTGGTCATGCAGGAAACAAAAATGGAAGCAGCGGTGAAGATGACAACTGGAACACTGATTTGAATGTTAATGGAAGTGACAATGGAAGTGATACCCAG ATTTCATGGTCGAAGAGGGTAGTAGAAGTTGACAGCCAACAGCCTAGCATGCGACATGAGCAAATAGGAGATGCCCCTCATACCACTTGTGTAGTGGGTGCTTATTCAAGGTCCGAGCCTCGTTCTGAAAATTGGGTACCTGGGACTGCTACATGGGACACAAGTGAAGCAGGTGACAAACTAG TAGCCATGGGAAAATACTTGGAGATGGGAATTGCTAAAAATCAAGATTTACAGGCTGAAGAACCAAACAGAAAGATGCAGAAGACTGGAATGGGTAAAAGCAAGGTTTCTGATACAGAATCAAAGAAGGATCATGAGAAATTTGAAAGAAGAGTAGCTAAATTTCACACTGAAGCAGAAAATGTCGATTTGAGTAAAGAATATTCAGATTCTGTGGTGGTCATTAATAACAGTACAGACCCTCAAATGGAGAGTGCAACCAGTGAGGGTGACGCGAAAAGGAAAACTAGCAAGGATACGACTACTGATTATATTAAAGAACCACTTTGCCTCGAACTTGACTTAAATTCACTAAGAGAACGCAAGGCAAGGCCCGAGAACAGTGACCCGAAGCAAAAGGTCTTGAGACACTCAGACCTTTCAGCCTTCTCAAG GTACGACACTGCCAAAGCTCCAGCTGGAGATGTGGGCAGCTGCTCTCCACCTGAGAATAGCTCAAGGCAAAACCTGCAATCTAATATGGATGGTACTCATAATCAATGTTCCAACGGAAGTAGCAACAATGACATGGGCTCAACAACTGATAACAACATGTTCCCCAAGCCTGCAGCATTTAGTGAAAAGAAATTACCCGATGCCCCAAAGAGTGCTCATCTCTGTTCTGCTTTTCAATCAGTTATAAACTTGAACAATCAATCTAGTCTTCCAGAATTACAGGACAAGAACGAGCATCCAACAGTTCAAGCAAGTTTTACAGAGCCGCAGGTCCAAGTGCAGCATcgtcatcactatcatcattaCCACCACCATCATCACCATGTCCATAATGGAAAGCAAACACAGCAGCTCCCAGACCAAGATAACTTGTCTATGAGAAACACAGCAGCACCAGCTTCACATTTTGCACCATCCAAAGTCCTAAACTCGCCTGCTGCCTATTATGGTAGCAACAATGGGCATAATGACAGCAATATAGTTCGAAATGTGGAAGGAATGAacttattaaataataacaaaGTGACACAGAAATGTGGACCAGATGATGGTAGCGGGAATGATGTAGATCAACACAATTTGACACAACGAGAAGCTGCTTTACAGAAATTTCGACAAAAGAGGAAAGACAGATGTTTTGAAAAGAAG GTCCGGTACCAGAGCAGGAAGAAGCTTGCAGAGCAGAGACCACGTGTTAAAGGGCAGTTTATTCGACAAGCAGAAAAAAATGACAACCAAAATAGCTAA
- the LOC108192277 gene encoding two-component response regulator-like APRR3 isoform X2, with amino-acid sequence MGILRVSGDGPPCKGLHEEGKDARNGVCGEGQRLSEEGHNDDVNKKCIFQVQTVSLRKQPQGSGSVVRWERFLPVKTLSVLLVENDDSTRHLIAALLRNCSYQVTAVAHGVEAWKALEDPSNHIDLVLAEVVTPYLSGIGLLSKILSHKSFRSIPLIMMSSNDSMDVVFKCLSKGAVDFLVKPIRKNELKHLWQHVWRYCNTSGFSGNESGVLIQKPSSGSENVGHAGNKNGSSGEDDNWNTDLNVNGSDNGSDTQISWSKRVVEVDSQQPSMRHEQIGDAPHTTCVVGAYSRSEPRSENWVPGTATWDTSEAGDKLAMGKYLEMGIAKNQDLQAEEPNRKMQKTGMGKSKVSDTESKKDHEKFERRVAKFHTEAENVDLSKEYSDSVVVINNSTDPQMESATSEGDAKRKTSKDTTTDYIKEPLCLELDLNSLRERKARPENSDPKQKVLRHSDLSAFSRYDTAKAPAGDVGSCSPPENSSRQNLQSNMDGTHNQCSNGSSNNDMGSTTDNNMFPKPAAFSEKKLPDAPKSAHLCSAFQSVINLNNQSSLPELQDKNEHPTVQASFTEPQVQVQHRHHYHHYHHHHHHVHNGKQTQQLPDQDNLSMRNTAAPASHFAPSKVLNSPAAYYGSNNGHNDSNIVRNVEGMNLLNNNKVTQKCGPDDGSGNDVDQHNLTQREAALQKFRQKRKDRCFEKKVRYQSRKKLAEQRPRVKGQFIRQAEKNDNQNS; translated from the exons ATGGGGATATTAAGGGTTAGTGGTGATGGTCCGCCTTGTAAAGGGTTGCATGAAGAGGGGAAAGATGCGAGAAATGGTGTGTGTGGTGAAGGGCAGAGGTTATCGGAGGAAGGTCATAATGATGATGTGAACAAAAAGTGTATATTTCAGGTGCAGACTGTTTCACTGAGGAAGCAGCCACAGGGTTCGGGGTCAGTGGTTCGGTGGGAGCGGTTCCTACCGGTGAAGACGCTCAGCGTGCTGCTGGTGGAAAACGATGACTCCACTCGTCATCTCATCGCTGCTTTGCTTCGAAATTGCAGCTATCAAG TTACCGCTGTTGCACATGGCGTCGAAGCATGGAAAGCCCTGGAAGATCCAAGTAACCACATCGATCTTGTTTTAGCAGAGGTAGTCACACCATATTTGTCTGGTATTGGTCTCTTATCCAAAATTTTGAGCCACAAAAGTTTCAGGAGCATTCCACTGATTA TGATGTCCTCTAATGATTCAATGGATGTAGTCTTTAAGTGTTTATCCAAAGGTGCCGTAGACTTTTTAGTGAAGCCTATTCGAAAGAATGAGCTTAAACATCTCTGGCAGCATGTCTGGAGATATTGCAACACT TCTGGCTTCAGCGGAAATGAGAGTGGTGTACTGATTCAGAAACCGTCATCAGGTTCAGAAAATGTTGGTCATGCAGGAAACAAAAATGGAAGCAGCGGTGAAGATGACAACTGGAACACTGATTTGAATGTTAATGGAAGTGACAATGGAAGTGATACCCAG ATTTCATGGTCGAAGAGGGTAGTAGAAGTTGACAGCCAACAGCCTAGCATGCGACATGAGCAAATAGGAGATGCCCCTCATACCACTTGTGTAGTGGGTGCTTATTCAAGGTCCGAGCCTCGTTCTGAAAATTGGGTACCTGGGACTGCTACATGGGACACAAGTGAAGCAGGTGACAAACTAG CCATGGGAAAATACTTGGAGATGGGAATTGCTAAAAATCAAGATTTACAGGCTGAAGAACCAAACAGAAAGATGCAGAAGACTGGAATGGGTAAAAGCAAGGTTTCTGATACAGAATCAAAGAAGGATCATGAGAAATTTGAAAGAAGAGTAGCTAAATTTCACACTGAAGCAGAAAATGTCGATTTGAGTAAAGAATATTCAGATTCTGTGGTGGTCATTAATAACAGTACAGACCCTCAAATGGAGAGTGCAACCAGTGAGGGTGACGCGAAAAGGAAAACTAGCAAGGATACGACTACTGATTATATTAAAGAACCACTTTGCCTCGAACTTGACTTAAATTCACTAAGAGAACGCAAGGCAAGGCCCGAGAACAGTGACCCGAAGCAAAAGGTCTTGAGACACTCAGACCTTTCAGCCTTCTCAAG GTACGACACTGCCAAAGCTCCAGCTGGAGATGTGGGCAGCTGCTCTCCACCTGAGAATAGCTCAAGGCAAAACCTGCAATCTAATATGGATGGTACTCATAATCAATGTTCCAACGGAAGTAGCAACAATGACATGGGCTCAACAACTGATAACAACATGTTCCCCAAGCCTGCAGCATTTAGTGAAAAGAAATTACCCGATGCCCCAAAGAGTGCTCATCTCTGTTCTGCTTTTCAATCAGTTATAAACTTGAACAATCAATCTAGTCTTCCAGAATTACAGGACAAGAACGAGCATCCAACAGTTCAAGCAAGTTTTACAGAGCCGCAGGTCCAAGTGCAGCATcgtcatcactatcatcattaCCACCACCATCATCACCATGTCCATAATGGAAAGCAAACACAGCAGCTCCCAGACCAAGATAACTTGTCTATGAGAAACACAGCAGCACCAGCTTCACATTTTGCACCATCCAAAGTCCTAAACTCGCCTGCTGCCTATTATGGTAGCAACAATGGGCATAATGACAGCAATATAGTTCGAAATGTGGAAGGAATGAacttattaaataataacaaaGTGACACAGAAATGTGGACCAGATGATGGTAGCGGGAATGATGTAGATCAACACAATTTGACACAACGAGAAGCTGCTTTACAGAAATTTCGACAAAAGAGGAAAGACAGATGTTTTGAAAAGAAG GTCCGGTACCAGAGCAGGAAGAAGCTTGCAGAGCAGAGACCACGTGTTAAAGGGCAGTTTATTCGACAAGCAGAAAAAAATGACAACCAAAATAGCTAA